One segment of Carya illinoinensis cultivar Pawnee chromosome 13, C.illinoinensisPawnee_v1, whole genome shotgun sequence DNA contains the following:
- the LOC122290754 gene encoding GDSL esterase/lipase At1g71250-like, producing the protein MRRSKEKQQSFNAEKLEINTVPPKWLALLVHLLVVLMGVIAVANGKLLSDSDSDTPLAGNASNATALYVLGDSSVDCGDNTLFYPLLHHNLSLYPCNGSHTSLLPHLLAEKMGLPKILPFYSQNGSIDELIVGLNFGSAEATIVSSQSHQSLNQQLRQVFETLQLLQLQLGENRAENLIRSSVVYLSFGKDDYIDIFLRNSSGLMLKFSSKEFAHILVHQIMHVVRNLYNANFRKIICTGILPLGCTPRRIWERYNTTVVEDQDHDGGGCVKDINEMVLEYNTMLDEHLLELNSMLPDIEIVFCDVYRGIMKILTDPGHYGFEELRSACCGAGLYGAMIGCLSPEMACNQASSYVWWDLYNPTQAVNSLLADSAWSGRPFSDICRPITIEELLTT; encoded by the exons ATGAGAAGGTCGAAAGAAAAGCAGCAGAGTTTCAATGCAGAGAAGCTGGAGATCAACACTGTACCACCAAAATGGTTGGCCCTTCTTGTTCATCTTCTGGTTGTCCTGATGGGCGTCATCGCTGTGGCAAATGGGAAACTACTCTCAGATTCAGATTCAGATACACCGTTGGCTGGAAATGCTTCTAATGCGACGGCCTTGTACGTGTTGGGTGACTCTTCTGTGGATTGTGGGGACAACACTCTGTTCTACCCACTTCTCCACCATAATCTTTCTTTGTATCCGTGCAATGGCTCCCACACAAGCCTTCTTCCCCATCTTCTTG CTGAGAAGATGGGTTTGCCAAAGATCCTACCATTCTACAGTCAAAATGGATCGATTGACGAGCTCATAGTTGGTCTGAACTTTGGTTCAGCAGAAGCAACAATCGTGAGCAGCCAGAGCCACCAGTCTCTCAACCAACAATTACGCCAAGTCTTTGAGACCTTACAGCTATTGCAGCTGCAACTTGGGGAGAACAGAGCTGAAAATCTTATCAGATCATCTGTAGTCTACCTCTCCTTTGGCAAAGATGACTACATTGATATCTTCCTCCGCAATTCCTCAGGTTTAATGCTCAAGTTTAGCAGCAAAGAATTTGCTCACATTTTGGTCCACCAGATTATGCATGTTGTAAGGAATCTTTACAACGCAAATTTCAGGAAGATAATATGTACGGGAATATTGCCATTAGGATGCACACCACGGAGAATCTGGGAGCGGTATAATACCACTGTAGTTGAAGATCAAGATCATGATGGAGGGGGATGTGTTAAAGATATCAATGAGATGGTTTTGGAGTACAATACAATGCTGGATGAGCACCTTCTAGAGCTTAATTCCATGTTGCCTGATATAGAGATAGTCTTCTGCGATGTATATCGAGGAATCATGAAGATCTTAACCGATCCAGGACACTACG GATTTGAGGAACTGAGGAGCGCATGCTGTGGGGCTGGCTTGTATGGTGCTATGATTGGATGCCTCTCTCCAGAAATGGCCTGCAACCAAGCTTCGTCTTATGTCTGGTGGGACTTATACAACCCTACACAAGCAGTCAACTCCTTGCTCGCTGATTCTGCCTGGTCAGGCCGACCATTCTCTGACATCTGCCGTCCTATTACTATCGAGGAATTACTGACCACTTGA